The proteins below are encoded in one region of Paraburkholderia aromaticivorans:
- a CDS encoding RHS repeat domain-containing protein has translation MAARLLAAFMLLMMAFGANAADCNAVWAATGAKPGSSSCRWDAYAGVPGGMQYYNCVSLPLIDAWCATPADDQPEASCPVADPVYPGSGAVTLTEADFVSGDDIPMLFARTYRSKSLTASATAMGPVWFHSWQRNLGLANANNGSTSTVLAYRENGEPITFVWSAGTWRTKAFTGLALAQNGSGWTLTDLNTDTAESYSGQGVLLAERTKTGFVRTLSYDGSGLLTTVTQHAEGTDANKDITLRLGYDDKRRLSRLSDPLGGLTQYGYDANSNLVSVTWPDGYARRYVYDDTRFKNALTGEVDRSTSGDDRIAKADPVVRVRRERQCNRDK, from the coding sequence ATGGCGGCCCGCCTGCTCGCTGCATTCATGCTGCTCATGATGGCGTTCGGGGCGAACGCGGCTGATTGCAATGCGGTGTGGGCGGCCACTGGCGCAAAGCCAGGTTCGTCCAGCTGCAGGTGGGATGCTTACGCTGGCGTGCCAGGCGGCATGCAGTACTACAACTGCGTGAGTTTGCCGCTTATCGACGCGTGGTGCGCGACACCGGCGGATGATCAGCCCGAGGCCAGTTGTCCGGTTGCTGACCCGGTGTATCCCGGCAGCGGAGCGGTCACGTTGACGGAGGCCGATTTTGTCAGCGGTGACGACATTCCGATGCTTTTCGCGCGGACGTATCGTTCAAAGTCGCTGACAGCATCGGCGACGGCGATGGGGCCGGTCTGGTTCCATAGCTGGCAGCGTAACCTCGGACTAGCGAATGCCAATAACGGCAGCACGTCAACGGTGCTGGCCTATCGGGAGAATGGTGAGCCCATTACTTTCGTCTGGTCGGCTGGTACCTGGCGCACCAAGGCCTTCACTGGTCTGGCACTGGCGCAAAATGGCTCTGGATGGACGCTCACCGACCTCAACACGGACACTGCTGAATCGTATTCCGGCCAGGGTGTGCTGCTGGCTGAGCGCACAAAGACCGGCTTTGTTCGTACGCTGAGCTATGACGGCTCGGGGCTGCTGACCACTGTCACGCAGCACGCTGAAGGCACGGACGCCAACAAGGACATTACGCTCCGGCTTGGCTATGACGATAAGCGTCGTCTGTCACGTCTCAGCGATCCGCTAGGTGGTCTGACCCAGTACGGCTACGACGCAAATAGCAATCTTGTTTCGGTCACCTGGCCGGATGGTTATGCGCGACGCTATGTCTACGACGACACGCGCTTCAAGAACGCGCTGACTGGCGAGGTCGACCGGTCTACGTCCGGCGATGATCGCATCGCCAAAGCTGATCCAGTCGTTCGTGTACGACGCGAACGGCAATGTAACCGGGATAAGTGA
- a CDS encoding choline ABC transporter substrate-binding protein: protein MKRLWAASLCALSVSSVFAAEPATCRDVRFADVGWTDIAATTGLASTLLEGLGYKPTKTIASVPITFAGVKSKQIDVFLGYWSPTMDPMIDPFRKSGQLSVLPTPNLTGAKYTLAVPDYAYQSGIKTFADIAKNYDKLDGKIYGIEPGNDGNALIKKMIDTNQYGLGKFKLVESSEAGMLVEVNRAVRDKKPIVFLGWEPHPMNVQMKIDYLSGGDAVFGPNYGEAKVLTVTPSDYSARCPNVAKLVSNLQFTTDIENHVMLPIMNKTDPNKAAREWLKANPAVLDKWLAGVKTYDGKDGLPAVKAYVAGK, encoded by the coding sequence ATGAAACGTTTGTGGGCTGCGTCGTTGTGCGCGCTGTCTGTGTCGTCTGTGTTTGCCGCGGAACCCGCCACTTGCCGCGACGTGCGGTTCGCCGATGTCGGCTGGACCGATATCGCGGCGACCACCGGGCTGGCGTCGACCCTGCTCGAAGGGCTCGGCTACAAGCCGACCAAGACGATCGCCTCGGTGCCGATCACCTTCGCCGGTGTGAAGAGCAAGCAGATCGACGTGTTCCTCGGCTACTGGTCGCCGACTATGGACCCGATGATCGATCCGTTCAGGAAGTCCGGCCAGCTCAGCGTGTTGCCCACGCCGAATCTGACCGGCGCGAAATACACGCTGGCGGTGCCCGATTACGCGTATCAGTCCGGTATCAAGACGTTCGCCGACATCGCGAAGAACTACGACAAGCTCGACGGCAAGATCTACGGGATCGAGCCGGGTAACGACGGCAATGCGTTGATCAAGAAGATGATCGACACCAATCAATATGGGCTTGGCAAGTTCAAGCTGGTGGAGTCGAGCGAGGCGGGCATGCTGGTCGAAGTGAACCGCGCGGTTCGCGACAAGAAGCCGATCGTGTTTCTGGGTTGGGAGCCGCACCCGATGAACGTGCAGATGAAGATCGATTATCTGTCCGGCGGCGATGCTGTGTTCGGTCCGAACTATGGTGAAGCCAAAGTGCTGACGGTCACGCCGAGCGATTATTCGGCGCGCTGCCCGAACGTCGCGAAGCTGGTGTCGAATCTGCAGTTCACGACCGATATCGAGAATCACGTGATGCTGCCGATCATGAACAAGACCGATCCGAATAAGGCCGCGCGCGAATGGCTGAAGGCAAATCCGGCGGTGCTCGATAAGTGGCTGGCGGGGGTGAAGACGTATGACGGGAAGGATGGGTTGCCGGCTGTGAAGGCTTATGTGGCGGGGAAGTAA
- a CDS encoding GlxA family transcriptional regulator: MKRDALTPVEPEADSPLSGLAHVGFLTLPNFSMIAFTSAVEVLRMANYVGRAQHYRWSVITPDGEPARASNGITVKPTTTLAEAGMPDVLIVCAGWHVRDYVDDTVIALLRDVAEKGIPLGGICTGPYALLAAGLLDGYRCTVHWEDMSPLHKSYPHVRFADELFVIDRDRMTCTGGTAPLDLMLKLVDMRLGHAVAAQVSEQFIVERIRGSTDYQHIPVDARVGFSRAELVEVVRLMEANIEEPLSLDELARLVHLSQRHLQRMFKMFLSVSPTHYYLTLRLRRARELLRNTDASIARVTAVCGFHSACHFSKAYRAQFGHAPSVERRLSA; this comes from the coding sequence ATGAAGCGCGACGCGCTCACGCCAGTCGAGCCCGAGGCCGATTCGCCGCTGTCCGGGCTTGCGCACGTCGGCTTTCTGACGCTGCCGAATTTTTCGATGATCGCGTTCACCAGCGCGGTCGAGGTACTGCGCATGGCCAACTACGTGGGCCGCGCGCAGCACTACCGGTGGTCGGTGATTACGCCGGACGGCGAGCCGGCGCGAGCGAGTAACGGCATCACGGTGAAACCCACCACGACGCTCGCTGAAGCCGGCATGCCGGATGTGCTGATCGTCTGCGCCGGCTGGCACGTGCGCGATTACGTGGACGACACGGTGATCGCGTTGCTGCGCGACGTCGCGGAAAAGGGCATACCGCTCGGCGGCATTTGCACGGGACCGTATGCGCTGCTGGCCGCGGGCCTGCTCGACGGCTACCGCTGCACCGTGCACTGGGAAGACATGTCGCCGTTGCACAAGAGTTACCCGCATGTGCGTTTCGCCGACGAACTGTTCGTGATCGACCGCGATCGCATGACCTGCACCGGCGGCACCGCGCCGCTCGACCTGATGCTGAAGCTGGTCGACATGCGGCTGGGTCATGCGGTGGCGGCACAGGTGTCCGAGCAGTTCATCGTCGAGCGGATTCGCGGCTCGACCGACTACCAGCATATTCCCGTCGACGCGCGGGTCGGCTTCTCGCGCGCGGAACTCGTCGAGGTGGTGCGGCTGATGGAAGCGAATATCGAGGAGCCGTTATCGCTCGACGAACTTGCGCGGCTCGTGCACCTGTCGCAGCGGCATTTGCAACGCATGTTCAAGATGTTCCTGAGCGTGTCGCCCACGCACTATTACCTGACGCTGCGGTTGCGGCGCGCGCGTGAGTTGCTGCGCAATACGGATGCGTCGATTGCGCGCGTGACGGCCGTGTGCGGCTTTCATTCGGCGTGTCATTTCAGCAAGGCGTATCGCGCGCAGTTCGGTCACGCGCCGAGCGTCGAGCGGCGCTTGTCCGCGTAG
- the choW gene encoding choline ABC transporter permease subunit gives MSEVIPLGAWVDHGVHYLLDHDAKTFDSIGKVIESFAAVIEHSLQAVPMWALMAFFVGIGLWRVGWRFALFTLLAMLLIYGTGFWDQMVITLGLTLSSTLISLLLGVPLGIWTAKSRTVEMIVRPVLDLMQTMPAFVYLIPAAMLFGLGRVPGILSTVIFAMPPAVRLTSLGIKHVNREIVEAGQAFGCTPLQLLYKVQFPNALPSIMTGVNQTIMMALSMVIIASMVGAGGLGNDVLASIQRLDIGLGFESGLSVVMLAIILDRITESFGRSPGTARAPLLSGLRSVMKVRREPAAQHG, from the coding sequence ATGTCTGAAGTCATTCCACTTGGCGCCTGGGTCGATCACGGCGTTCACTACCTGCTCGACCACGACGCAAAAACTTTCGATTCCATCGGCAAGGTGATCGAGAGCTTTGCCGCGGTGATCGAACACAGCTTGCAAGCTGTGCCGATGTGGGCGCTGATGGCGTTCTTCGTCGGCATCGGCCTGTGGCGGGTGGGCTGGCGCTTCGCGCTGTTCACGCTGCTAGCCATGCTGTTGATCTATGGGACCGGGTTCTGGGATCAGATGGTGATCACGCTTGGCCTGACGCTGTCGTCGACGTTGATCAGTCTGTTGCTCGGCGTGCCGCTCGGCATCTGGACCGCGAAGAGCCGCACGGTCGAGATGATCGTGCGACCCGTGCTCGACCTGATGCAGACCATGCCGGCCTTCGTCTACCTGATTCCGGCGGCGATGCTGTTCGGTCTCGGCCGCGTGCCGGGGATTCTCTCCACGGTGATTTTCGCCATGCCGCCGGCGGTGCGTCTTACGTCGCTCGGCATCAAACATGTGAACCGGGAAATCGTCGAAGCAGGGCAGGCGTTCGGCTGCACGCCGTTGCAACTGCTCTACAAGGTGCAGTTTCCGAATGCGCTGCCGTCGATCATGACCGGCGTTAACCAGACCATCATGATGGCGCTCTCCATGGTGATCATCGCGTCGATGGTGGGCGCGGGCGGTCTCGGCAACGACGTACTGGCCAGTATTCAACGGCTCGACATCGGGCTCGGCTTTGAAAGCGGACTCTCAGTGGTGATGCTCGCGATCATTCTGGACCGCATCACGGAAAGCTTCGGCCGTTCGCCGGGCACGGCGCGTGCGCCGCTGCTGTCGGGCTTGCGCAGCGTCATGAAAGTGCGCCGCGAGCCGGCCGCGCAACACGGCTGA
- a CDS encoding quaternary amine ABC transporter ATP-binding protein, giving the protein MNSPKVVVEGLCKVFGTNPKQAIGMLAGGATKEEVFARTGQIVGVHNVSFEVKEGEIFVLMGLSGSGKSTLIRLINRLVEPTAGKVLIDGRDVASVPRSELTALRRKDMSMVFQSFALMPQRTVLSNAAFGLEVAGVGRKEREKRAMTVLEQVGLAPFAQKLPAQLSGGMQQRVGLARALAVNPSLMIMDEAFSALDPLKRKEMQNVLLDLQREQQRTILFVSHDLEEAMRIGTRIAIMEGGRVVQVGTPQQIITNPADDYVRAFFEGIDTSRYLTAGDLMQTDAVPLMQHSPQIDASSVAATLNGSADYAFVLDSERKIRGFVCRDAMGSASPQLNQIECIRRTTPLDDVVERVVASRAPLPVVEADGSYCGSVNKTNVLNVLTRHRSSHV; this is encoded by the coding sequence ATGAATTCCCCCAAGGTCGTGGTCGAAGGGCTGTGCAAGGTGTTCGGCACCAACCCGAAACAGGCGATCGGCATGCTGGCTGGCGGCGCGACGAAAGAAGAAGTGTTCGCGCGCACCGGTCAGATTGTCGGCGTCCACAACGTATCGTTCGAAGTCAAGGAAGGCGAGATCTTCGTGCTGATGGGCCTGTCCGGCTCCGGCAAGTCGACGCTGATCCGCTTGATCAACCGTCTGGTCGAGCCGACCGCCGGCAAGGTGCTGATCGACGGCCGCGACGTGGCCAGCGTGCCGCGCTCCGAGCTGACGGCGCTGCGCCGCAAGGACATGAGCATGGTGTTCCAGTCCTTCGCGCTGATGCCGCAGCGCACCGTGCTGTCCAATGCGGCCTTCGGGCTCGAAGTGGCGGGCGTGGGGCGCAAGGAGCGCGAGAAGCGCGCGATGACCGTGCTCGAGCAGGTCGGCCTCGCGCCCTTCGCGCAGAAGCTGCCCGCGCAACTGTCCGGCGGCATGCAGCAGCGCGTGGGTCTGGCGCGAGCGCTGGCGGTCAACCCGTCACTGATGATCATGGACGAGGCGTTCTCCGCGCTCGATCCGCTCAAACGCAAGGAAATGCAGAACGTGCTGCTTGATCTGCAACGCGAACAGCAGCGCACGATCCTGTTCGTGTCGCACGATCTGGAAGAGGCGATGCGCATCGGCACCCGCATCGCGATCATGGAAGGCGGCCGGGTCGTGCAGGTCGGCACCCCGCAGCAGATCATCACCAATCCCGCCGATGATTACGTGCGCGCGTTCTTCGAAGGCATCGACACCAGCCGCTATCTGACCGCCGGCGATCTGATGCAGACCGACGCCGTGCCGCTCATGCAGCACTCGCCGCAGATCGACGCATCGAGCGTGGCCGCCACGCTCAACGGCAGCGCCGACTACGCGTTCGTGCTCGATAGCGAGCGCAAGATTCGCGGCTTCGTGTGCCGCGACGCAATGGGCAGCGCCTCGCCGCAGCTCAATCAGATCGAATGCATCCGCCGCACCACGCCGCTCGACGACGTCGTCGAACGCGTGGTGGCGAGCCGCGCGCCGCTGCCGGTTGTCGAAGCCGACGGCTCCTACTGTGGTTCGGTCAACAAGACGAACGTGCTGAACGTTCTCACGCGCCATCGGAGTTCCCATGTCTGA
- a CDS encoding MFS transporter, which produces MNNELQARVVRKLTWRILPFVMLLYFVSFLDRVNVGFAAITMNKDLGLTPTMFGLGGGIFFLGYFLFEVPSNLILNKVGARIWIARVMVTWGLVSAASAFVSGPTSFYTLRFLLGVAEAGFFPGIILYLSQWFPARQRAVAAAAFMAAAPLSTAIGSPISGAIMQMPALFGLKDWQWLFVIEAIPAVLLGFVVLKALTDSPDKAKWLAADEKAWLIATLREERMGRESQSGHAAGALAALRDSRVWIMSMIYFGTSAGLYTLGLWAPLIIRQFGFSALRTGALNAIPSVLAVIGMVVWARHSDRRGERTWHVVIPCVAAAIGLAWAGLADTALGVVLALVVVNVGISAAKAPLWAMPSTFLSGAGAAAGIAMINSIGNLGGFVGPFAIGWLKSVTGGYAAGLYVVAASLAVSALLTLAVGRRGYRTAHAAR; this is translated from the coding sequence ATGAACAATGAATTGCAGGCCCGAGTGGTTCGCAAGCTGACCTGGCGCATCTTGCCTTTTGTGATGCTGCTTTACTTTGTCAGCTTTCTCGACCGTGTGAACGTCGGCTTCGCGGCCATCACCATGAACAAGGATCTCGGCCTGACGCCGACCATGTTCGGGCTCGGTGGCGGCATTTTCTTCCTCGGTTATTTTCTGTTCGAGGTGCCGTCGAATCTCATTCTCAACAAGGTCGGTGCGCGCATCTGGATCGCACGCGTGATGGTGACGTGGGGTCTCGTGTCGGCGGCTTCGGCATTCGTGTCAGGGCCCACCTCGTTCTATACGCTGCGTTTTCTGCTTGGCGTGGCCGAAGCCGGCTTCTTCCCTGGCATCATCCTTTATCTGAGCCAGTGGTTTCCCGCCCGCCAGCGCGCCGTCGCGGCCGCCGCGTTCATGGCGGCCGCGCCGCTCTCGACGGCCATCGGCTCGCCGATTTCCGGCGCGATCATGCAGATGCCCGCGTTGTTCGGCCTGAAGGACTGGCAGTGGCTTTTCGTCATCGAAGCGATTCCCGCCGTGCTACTCGGCTTCGTGGTATTGAAAGCGCTCACCGATTCACCGGACAAAGCCAAATGGCTTGCCGCCGATGAAAAAGCGTGGCTCATCGCCACCTTGCGCGAAGAACGGATGGGACGCGAATCGCAGTCAGGCCATGCCGCGGGTGCGCTCGCCGCACTACGCGACTCGCGTGTGTGGATCATGTCGATGATCTATTTCGGCACCTCCGCGGGACTCTACACGCTCGGCCTGTGGGCGCCGCTTATCATTCGTCAGTTCGGTTTCAGCGCGCTCCGCACAGGCGCATTGAATGCGATTCCGAGTGTGCTGGCGGTGATCGGCATGGTGGTGTGGGCGCGTCATTCGGACCGTCGCGGCGAGCGCACCTGGCACGTGGTGATTCCTTGCGTGGCGGCGGCCATCGGGCTCGCCTGGGCCGGCCTCGCGGACACGGCGCTCGGCGTCGTGCTGGCACTGGTCGTGGTGAACGTCGGCATCAGCGCGGCGAAGGCGCCGCTGTGGGCGATGCCAAGCACCTTTCTCTCGGGCGCGGGTGCGGCTGCCGGCATCGCCATGATCAATTCGATCGGCAACCTGGGCGGCTTCGTTGGGCCGTTCGCGATCGGCTGGCTGAAAAGCGTGACGGGCGGGTATGCCGCCGGGCTCTATGTGGTGGCGGCGAGCCTTGCGGTTTCGGCTCTGCTCACGTTGGCTGTCGGTCGGCGAGGGTATCGGACCGCGCACGCGGCGCGATGA
- a CDS encoding tartrate dehydrogenase: MKTYRIATIPGDGIGKEVVPAGRRVLEAIAARSDAFGFEFEDFDWGGDYYREHGVMMPADGLDAIRHKDAILFGSAGDPHIPDHVTLWGLRLKICQGFDQYANVRPTRILPGIDAPLKRCGPKDLDWVIVRENSEGEYAGVGGRAHQGHPIEVATDVSMMTRAGVERILRFAFQLAQSRPRKLLTVITKSNAQRHAMVMWDEIAVQISKEFPDVRWDKELVDAATARMVNRPATLDTIVATNLHADILSDLAAALAGSLGIAPTANLDPERRYPSMFEPIHGSAFDIMGKGLANPVGTFWSVVMMLEHLGEHAAAQQLMAAIERVTADPSLHTGDLGGTATTVQVTDAVCAILAAGSSTPTSTEPVASVKAA; this comes from the coding sequence ATGAAGACCTATCGCATCGCAACCATTCCCGGCGACGGCATCGGCAAGGAAGTCGTACCCGCGGGCCGGCGCGTTCTGGAAGCCATCGCGGCGCGCAGCGACGCCTTCGGCTTCGAGTTCGAGGATTTCGACTGGGGCGGCGACTACTACCGCGAGCATGGCGTGATGATGCCGGCCGACGGACTCGATGCGATTCGTCACAAGGACGCGATTCTGTTCGGCTCGGCGGGCGACCCGCATATTCCCGATCACGTGACGCTGTGGGGTCTGCGCCTGAAAATCTGCCAGGGTTTCGATCAGTATGCGAACGTGCGCCCCACGCGCATCCTGCCCGGCATCGACGCGCCGTTGAAGCGCTGCGGGCCGAAGGATCTCGACTGGGTGATCGTGCGCGAGAACTCGGAAGGCGAATACGCCGGCGTGGGCGGCCGCGCTCATCAGGGCCATCCAATCGAAGTCGCCACCGATGTTTCGATGATGACCCGCGCGGGCGTCGAACGCATTCTGCGTTTCGCGTTCCAGCTCGCACAGTCGCGGCCCCGCAAGCTGCTGACCGTGATCACCAAGAGCAACGCGCAACGTCACGCCATGGTCATGTGGGACGAGATCGCCGTGCAGATCTCAAAGGAGTTTCCGGATGTCCGCTGGGACAAGGAACTCGTCGACGCCGCCACCGCGCGCATGGTCAACCGGCCTGCCACGCTCGACACGATCGTCGCCACCAACTTGCACGCCGATATTCTCAGTGATCTGGCCGCGGCGCTGGCCGGCAGTCTCGGCATCGCGCCGACCGCGAATCTCGACCCTGAGCGCCGCTATCCGTCCATGTTCGAGCCGATTCACGGCTCCGCATTCGACATCATGGGCAAGGGCCTCGCGAATCCGGTCGGCACCTTCTGGTCGGTGGTGATGATGCTGGAGCATCTCGGCGAGCACGCCGCCGCGCAGCAATTGATGGCGGCAATCGAGCGCGTCACGGCGGATCCGTCGCTGCATACGGGCGACCTGGGCGGCACGGCCACGACCGTGCAGGTGACCGATGCCGTGTGCGCGATCCTGGCCGCGGGGTCGTCGACGCCGACGTCGACCGAACCGGTTGCGAGCGTCAAGGCCGCCTGA
- a CDS encoding LysR substrate-binding domain-containing protein yields the protein MTSSIQPDDLAFFSTLAASGSLTAAARELGLSTAAVSKHLTQMESRAAVSLVNRTTRRMSLTPEGELYLTRARRILSEMDDLAQLLGGSQAAPKGLLRVNATLGFGRSHVAPLISQFVRRFPEVDVQLQLSVDPPPLSDDAFDVCVRFGEPPDARVIARRVASNRRLLCASPRYLAERRAPRSPAELAQHNCIGIRQGGDAYGVWRLTSGRGATEKTETVRVRGNLTTNDGEIAVKWALDGHGILMRAEWDIAEYLADGRLVHVLPDYRTPGADIYAVYPQQLQMTARVKAFVDMLVETLGAR from the coding sequence ATGACCTCGTCGATCCAGCCGGACGATCTGGCTTTTTTCTCCACGCTCGCCGCGAGCGGCAGCCTGACTGCGGCTGCGCGCGAACTCGGCCTGAGCACGGCGGCCGTCAGCAAGCATCTGACGCAGATGGAATCGCGGGCCGCCGTCTCGCTCGTCAACCGCACGACTCGGCGCATGAGCCTCACACCGGAAGGCGAGCTGTATCTGACGCGCGCGCGGCGCATTCTGAGCGAGATGGACGACCTCGCCCAGTTGCTCGGCGGCTCGCAGGCAGCGCCGAAAGGCCTGCTGCGCGTGAACGCGACGCTCGGTTTTGGCCGCAGCCACGTGGCTCCGCTGATCTCGCAATTCGTGCGGCGCTTTCCCGAGGTGGACGTGCAGTTGCAGCTTTCCGTCGATCCACCGCCGCTCAGCGACGACGCCTTCGACGTGTGCGTACGTTTCGGCGAGCCGCCGGATGCCCGCGTGATCGCGCGCCGGGTTGCGTCGAACCGGCGTCTGCTGTGCGCTTCGCCGCGCTATCTTGCCGAGCGGCGTGCGCCGCGCAGCCCGGCCGAGTTGGCGCAGCACAACTGCATCGGCATTCGCCAGGGCGGCGACGCTTACGGCGTCTGGCGTCTGACCAGCGGACGCGGCGCCACGGAAAAGACCGAGACGGTCCGTGTGCGCGGTAACCTGACCACCAACGACGGCGAAATCGCGGTGAAGTGGGCGCTCGACGGCCACGGCATTCTGATGCGCGCCGAATGGGATATCGCGGAGTATCTCGCCGATGGCCGGCTCGTTCACGTCCTGCCCGACTACCGCACGCCGGGCGCGGATATCTATGCAGTGTACCCGCAGCAGTTACAGATGACGGCGCGGGTCAAGGCGTTTGTCGACATGCTGGTCGAGACGCTGGGCGCGCGTTGA
- a CDS encoding long-chain fatty acid--CoA ligase — translation MNERHHPHWPPQVPLHLTLPETNLFYNAEVSAARYPDKPFIIFYDTAITFAEFKDEAERIAGFLQQACQVKAGDRVLLYMQNSPQWIIAYYGILRANAVVVPVNPMNMTAELAHYVEDSGATTIIAPQCLFANVEPLIGSGPGKGIEHAIVATYSDYLKKTSPIPVPEFVAAPRKTFNLPGVTSWQEVIEQRIAPGPLTTGPDDLCVMPYTSGTTGKPKGCMHTHRSVMSTLLGGCVWFSSPPDGVYLSVLPLFHVTGMQGGMNSAVFSGMTIVLLPRWDREAAALCMQKYRVTAWQSISTMMVDFLSNPKLNEYDLSSLTGTRGGGAAMPDAIARKLKALTGLDYVEGYGMTETIAGTHINPPHRPKPQCLGIPVFDVDSRVIDPVSLAELPQGETGEIVTHAPQVMRGYWGNPKATAEVFIELDGKRFLRTGDLGHIDEDGYFFMTDRLKRMINASGYKVWPAEVEALMYRHPAIHEFCVIGVKDEKRGETVKALVVPDAAHAGTITAQEIIDWAHEQMASYKAPRVVEFVASLPKSGSGKILWRKLQEEDAARVAGSGDSSA, via the coding sequence ATGAACGAACGCCATCACCCGCATTGGCCGCCGCAAGTGCCGCTGCATCTGACGCTGCCCGAGACCAATCTTTTCTATAACGCCGAAGTCTCGGCGGCGCGCTATCCCGACAAGCCGTTCATCATCTTCTACGACACGGCGATCACGTTCGCCGAATTCAAGGACGAAGCCGAACGGATCGCGGGTTTTCTGCAGCAGGCGTGTCAGGTCAAAGCAGGCGACCGCGTGCTGCTGTATATGCAGAACAGTCCGCAATGGATCATCGCTTACTACGGCATCCTGCGGGCGAACGCGGTGGTGGTGCCGGTCAATCCGATGAACATGACCGCCGAATTGGCGCACTACGTGGAGGACAGCGGCGCGACCACGATCATCGCGCCGCAATGCCTGTTCGCGAACGTCGAGCCGCTGATCGGCAGCGGGCCCGGAAAGGGCATCGAGCACGCAATCGTCGCGACGTATAGCGATTATCTGAAGAAGACCTCGCCGATTCCCGTGCCTGAATTCGTCGCCGCGCCGCGCAAGACGTTCAATCTTCCCGGCGTCACGTCTTGGCAAGAAGTGATCGAGCAACGTATCGCGCCGGGGCCGCTCACCACCGGTCCCGACGATCTGTGCGTGATGCCTTACACGTCGGGCACCACCGGCAAGCCCAAAGGCTGCATGCATACGCACCGCAGCGTGATGAGCACGCTGCTCGGCGGCTGCGTCTGGTTCTCGTCGCCGCCGGACGGCGTTTATCTATCTGTCCTGCCGCTCTTTCACGTGACCGGCATGCAAGGCGGCATGAACAGCGCGGTCTTCTCCGGCATGACGATCGTGCTGTTGCCGCGCTGGGATCGCGAGGCCGCCGCGCTATGCATGCAGAAATATCGCGTCACCGCATGGCAGTCGATCTCGACGATGATGGTCGATTTCCTCTCGAACCCGAAGCTCAACGAATACGATCTGTCGAGCCTGACCGGCACGCGCGGCGGCGGCGCGGCGATGCCGGACGCGATTGCCAGAAAGCTCAAGGCGCTGACCGGTCTCGATTACGTCGAAGGCTACGGCATGACGGAGACGATTGCCGGCACGCACATCAATCCGCCGCATCGTCCGAAGCCGCAGTGCCTGGGCATACCCGTGTTCGACGTGGACTCGCGCGTGATCGATCCGGTTTCGCTGGCGGAGCTGCCGCAAGGCGAAACCGGCGAGATCGTCACCCATGCGCCGCAAGTCATGCGGGGCTACTGGGGTAATCCGAAGGCGACGGCCGAAGTGTTCATCGAACTCGACGGCAAGCGGTTTCTGCGAACCGGCGATCTCGGCCATATCGATGAGGACGGTTATTTCTTCATGACCGATCGTCTCAAACGGATGATCAACGCGTCCGGTTATAAGGTCTGGCCGGCTGAAGTCGAGGCGCTGATGTACCGGCATCCGGCGATTCACGAGTTCTGCGTGATCGGCGTGAAGGACGAGAAGCGCGGCGAGACCGTGAAGGCGCTGGTGGTGCCCGACGCGGCGCATGCAGGCACGATTACTGCGCAGGAGATCATCGACTGGGCGCATGAGCAGATGGCCTCGTACAAGGCGCCGCGCGTCGTCGAATTCGTGGCGTCGCTGCCGAAGTCGGGCAGCGGCAAGATCTTGTGGCGAAAATTGCAGGAAGAGGATGCGGCGCGCGTGGCTGGCTCGGGAGATTCGTCTGCTTGA